One Rhodospirillales bacterium DNA segment encodes these proteins:
- a CDS encoding arsenate reductase, producing the protein MIIVYGIKNCDTCRSALKWLSAQNIEHRFHDFRKDGIDASKITAWVGALGWETVLNKRSTTWKGLAEPSRANLDDKRAIALMAASPTLIKRPVIEGGANVTVGFTDTVQKGLKHT; encoded by the coding sequence ATGATTATCGTTTACGGCATTAAAAATTGTGATACCTGCAGATCAGCCCTGAAATGGCTGTCGGCCCAAAACATTGAACACCGGTTTCACGATTTCCGCAAAGACGGCATTGATGCGTCTAAAATTACCGCCTGGGTTGGGGCGTTGGGCTGGGAAACGGTCCTGAACAAACGCTCTACCACCTGGAAGGGCTTGGCGGAACCATCCCGGGCCAATCTGGATGACAAACGCGCCATCGCCCTGATGGCAGCCTCCCCCACCCTGATCAAGCGCCCTGTGATTGAGGGCGGTGCCAATGTGACGGTCGGCTTCACCGACACGGTGCAAAAGGGTTTAAAGCACACATAA
- a CDS encoding DUF3126 family protein, whose product MDAIEIARVQTYLRTAFDNQRIMIDQPKKPGAPIEVRTGPEFVGVLHRDEDEGEVSYTLMVSILEEDLPPTGG is encoded by the coding sequence ATGGACGCCATCGAAATTGCAAGGGTACAGACCTATCTACGGACGGCCTTTGACAATCAGCGCATTATGATCGACCAACCGAAAAAGCCGGGTGCGCCCATCGAAGTGCGCACCGGCCCGGAATTTGTCGGCGTGCTGCATCGCGACGAAGATGAAGGCGAAGTGTCATACACATTGATGGTTTCCATTCTGGAAGAAGACTTGCCCCCAACCGGAGGCTGA
- a CDS encoding queuosine precursor transporter: MNPESLLTRSEHVFAILMAGFVVVLVLTNIIGVKLFLAFPETMPQGLFGESITLTMGLITYPFTFLMTDIVCEVYGRKKANLMVVTGFVMSLISLVFIQISLVLPGAPAWTAGSVHYGTVGEMQRAFESVFTLPGILIFGSMTAYLVAQLMDVRLFHFWKRVTNGRHLWLRNNASTMISQMVDTVIVNSIFLGFGLGLPWVLVGKIIIASYLFKVLMALADTPFIYLGVYWVRRITGQAHAK, from the coding sequence ATGAACCCAGAATCATTATTGACCCGTTCTGAACATGTTTTTGCCATCTTGATGGCGGGTTTTGTCGTGGTGTTGGTGTTGACCAACATCATCGGGGTAAAGTTGTTTCTGGCATTCCCCGAAACCATGCCCCAGGGTTTATTCGGAGAATCCATCACCCTGACCATGGGGTTGATCACCTATCCCTTTACGTTTTTGATGACCGATATCGTGTGCGAGGTCTATGGCCGCAAAAAAGCAAATTTGATGGTGGTGACAGGCTTTGTCATGAGCCTGATTTCTTTGGTGTTCATTCAAATCTCATTGGTGTTGCCAGGCGCACCTGCCTGGACTGCGGGCAGTGTCCATTATGGGACGGTTGGCGAAATGCAACGCGCGTTCGAATCCGTCTTTACGCTGCCGGGCATTTTAATCTTTGGGTCCATGACGGCGTATCTTGTGGCCCAATTGATGGATGTGCGGTTGTTTCATTTCTGGAAACGGGTGACCAATGGCCGCCATTTATGGCTGCGCAACAATGCCTCCACCATGATCAGCCAGATGGTCGATACGGTCATCGTGAATTCGATTTTTTTAGGCTTTGGCCTTGGCCTGCCGTGGGTTTTGGTGGGGAAAATTATTATCGCCAGTTACCTGTTCAAGGTTTTGATGGCCTTGGCCGATACGCCCTTTATCTATCTTGGGGTCTATTGGGTGCGTCGGATCACGGGCCAAGCGCACGCGAAGTGA
- a CDS encoding Rieske 2Fe-2S domain-containing protein gives MTPEENKALTRVGPGTPGGEMLRRYWWPVFLSDDLKNEPVIVRHLGEDFVLFREGKGQVGLLDKSCPHRGVSMEHGRVEDTGIRCCYHGWLFDADGQCLETPAEPVGSTLKDGVKMRAGQVRELSGFVFAYIGPMPVPVLPKYDLLSREDMHREVWSKTDHCNWVQRAENGADPYHSMSLHAPVYPSIALKRAEVEWTETWYGCRQESHYPGELTNISHQIFPSSTRRHGARVGTVPSEFFHIRVPTDDDLTTTFYVKANAAPEGPYRLVSSGARKNVRGVYEKVDDGWWRVVSNEQDRAAQESQGLIYDRSKNETLGTSDRGVVMWRHMAFESIKAVQEGRDPAGVVREGDENAEQIIEFDASKNFSDSARELGEERALS, from the coding sequence ATGACACCAGAAGAGAACAAAGCCTTAACGCGTGTTGGCCCCGGAACGCCCGGCGGTGAAATGTTGCGCCGCTATTGGTGGCCGGTATTTCTGTCTGATGACCTGAAAAATGAACCCGTTATTGTGCGCCATCTTGGCGAAGATTTTGTTTTGTTCCGCGAAGGCAAAGGCCAAGTCGGGCTTTTGGATAAATCCTGTCCCCACCGTGGCGTCTCCATGGAACATGGCCGGGTCGAAGACACAGGCATTCGCTGTTGCTATCATGGCTGGCTGTTCGATGCCGATGGCCAATGTCTGGAGACCCCGGCAGAACCTGTTGGATCAACCCTGAAAGACGGGGTGAAAATGCGCGCCGGTCAGGTGCGGGAACTTTCGGGATTTGTATTTGCCTATATCGGGCCGATGCCGGTGCCGGTGTTGCCGAAATATGATTTGCTATCGCGCGAAGACATGCACCGCGAAGTATGGTCAAAAACCGATCATTGCAATTGGGTGCAACGGGCCGAAAATGGTGCCGATCCCTATCATTCCATGTCGCTGCATGCGCCGGTTTACCCATCGATTGCCTTGAAACGGGCAGAGGTTGAATGGACCGAAACCTGGTATGGGTGCCGCCAGGAATCCCATTACCCCGGAGAGCTGACCAATATCAGCCACCAGATTTTTCCGTCATCCACCCGTCGTCATGGCGCCCGGGTTGGCACGGTGCCCAGCGAATTTTTCCACATTCGTGTGCCCACCGATGATGACCTGACCACCACGTTTTATGTGAAGGCCAATGCGGCGCCAGAAGGCCCATATCGATTGGTCAGCTCTGGTGCGCGAAAAAATGTGCGGGGCGTCTATGAAAAGGTTGATGATGGCTGGTGGCGCGTTGTTTCCAATGAACAAGATCGCGCCGCCCAGGAAAGCCAGGGGTTGATTTATGACCGCAGTAAGAATGAAACGCTGGGAACATCGGACCGGGGCGTTGTGATGTGGCGACACATGGCTTTTGAATCGATCAAGGCCGTTCAAGAAGGCCGCGACCCGGCAGGGGTGGTGCGCGAAGGTGATGAAAATGCCGAACAAATCATCGAATTTGATGCCAGCAAAAACTTCTCTGATTCCGCTCGCGAACTCGGCGAAGAACGCGCGCTCAGCTAA
- a CDS encoding class II aldolase/adducin family protein, with protein MSDQERETRVNLAAMYRLIAHYDMDDKTSTHISARVPGTDDQFLLNPEGRLFHQMRASDLIKINLEGQILDDTPDTVIRAGYVIHSAIMGARPDVECCVHTHTTAGMAVSALECGLLPVNQKSMRFVADMAYHNYEGYATDLEERDRLVADLGTRNWIILRNHGLLVTAPSMWSAFRWSYSLETACRVQVAAMNTGGALNLPDMDVVKYTAKQANRPRDHITPPAEWHSHLEMLDRADPGFRD; from the coding sequence ATGAGCGATCAGGAGCGCGAAACCCGCGTCAATCTGGCCGCCATGTATCGATTGATCGCCCATTACGATATGGACGACAAGACATCGACCCATATTTCGGCCCGGGTGCCAGGAACCGATGACCAGTTTTTATTAAATCCCGAAGGCCGGTTGTTTCACCAGATGCGGGCATCGGACCTGATCAAGATCAACCTTGAAGGCCAAATTCTGGACGACACCCCCGACACCGTCATCCGCGCCGGCTACGTCATCCATTCCGCCATCATGGGCGCGCGACCCGATGTGGAATGCTGCGTCCATACCCATACCACCGCAGGCATGGCGGTATCGGCGCTGGAATGCGGGTTGTTGCCGGTCAATCAGAAATCCATGCGCTTCGTCGCCGACATGGCCTATCACAACTATGAAGGCTATGCGACGGACCTGGAAGAACGCGACCGATTGGTGGCCGATCTGGGCACGCGCAACTGGATCATCCTGCGCAATCACGGGCTATTGGTAACCGCCCCCAGCATGTGGTCGGCCTTTCGCTGGAGCTATTCTCTGGAGACCGCATGCCGGGTTCAGGTGGCCGCCATGAACACCGGGGGCGCGCTTAACCTGCCAGACATGGACGTGGTGAAATACACAGCAAAACAGGCCAACCGCCCGCGCGACCACATAACGCCGCCCGCAGAATGGCATTCACATCTCGAAATGCTGGACCGCGCCGATCCCGGGTTCAGGGATTAG
- a CDS encoding NAD(P)-dependent oxidoreductase has translation MTTLVTGAGLIGTAFAQNALKRNEDVVFFDPEPRADFIAKKLGTKDVAQVRGDVRDLPKLIETIKEYKCETVVHTAGIIGGKVDQLMYSALQINIQGTMNVAEASRLMDVRRLVHVSTFGVYDMRRDDTPKVMSEDWHRGHGRSYGNSKVAKELILEAYHNRYDLELVGVRPANVFGNGHFWSGSGGGAKIHELMVAGHEGRVAKIPEGQTMANEYIYSKDIGAIMDAAATVPQPKEMLFFNGGTGINTPFDDLIGAVQKIHPGLEYEVIPGKGGKNRDTILDMGAAKKHLGFEPGYSLDAALADYAQEISEIGAF, from the coding sequence ATGACCACGTTGGTAACCGGTGCCGGGCTGATCGGCACGGCATTTGCTCAAAATGCCCTGAAGCGTAATGAAGATGTTGTTTTTTTCGATCCTGAACCAAGGGCAGACTTTATCGCAAAAAAACTGGGCACAAAAGATGTGGCGCAGGTGCGCGGCGATGTTCGTGATCTGCCTAAATTGATCGAAACCATCAAAGAATATAAATGCGAAACGGTGGTCCATACCGCAGGCATTATTGGCGGCAAGGTGGATCAGTTGATGTATTCAGCCCTGCAAATCAATATTCAGGGCACCATGAATGTGGCAGAAGCGTCACGCTTAATGGATGTCAGGCGTCTGGTTCATGTTTCAACGTTTGGTGTCTATGACATGCGCCGCGATGATACCCCTAAAGTAATGTCGGAAGATTGGCATCGTGGCCATGGCCGGTCTTATGGCAATTCAAAGGTTGCGAAGGAACTGATCTTGGAGGCCTATCACAACCGCTATGATCTGGAACTGGTGGGGGTGCGCCCGGCCAATGTGTTTGGCAACGGCCATTTCTGGTCCGGTTCAGGGGGTGGTGCGAAAATTCATGAATTGATGGTGGCAGGTCATGAAGGCAGGGTTGCAAAAATTCCCGAAGGCCAGACCATGGCAAATGAATATATTTATTCAAAAGACATCGGGGCCATTATGGATGCCGCAGCCACCGTGCCCCAGCCGAAAGAGATGCTGTTCTTTAATGGCGGCACCGGCATTAACACGCCGTTCGATGATCTGATTGGGGCCGTGCAAAAAATTCACCCGGGGCTTGAATACGAAGTGATCCCCGGCAAGGGGGGCAAGAACCGGGACACCATTCTTGATATGGGGGCCGCCAAAAAACATCTGGGGTTTGAACCGGGCTACAGCCTTGATGCGGCTTTGGCCGATTATGCTCAGGAAATTTCAGAGATCGGGGCATTTTAG
- a CDS encoding ABC transporter substrate-binding protein has protein sequence MTVKIRHTAGARENLSLLTDPKSGVSMGFVQGGIGDPYGAPGLKSLGSLFYEPVWLLTRGQKPPRNIGELKGKRIAIGMKGSGTRVLARTLLSANGVYGDNSTLVNVGGAEARALLGFGKVDAAIFVSAKLSPGLLAQLRRPNIHLMNFSRAKAYMRQYAYLSEVSLPRGALGLESDTPSRDVTMLAPTAALVVRDDLHPALTNLLMATITKVHKPGGLTTPAGVFPSHRFLDFPIDEDAQRYLKSGPSFLRRVLPFWAAVMAERLMIMLVPLLTLLFPLFKIAPPAYRWGIRRRIYRWYGELREIEEQFRKGDSVLKELVERLDRIQIQVGELHVPLGHTEQLYHLRLHIDFVKSMITGK, from the coding sequence ATTACCGTCAAAATTCGCCATACCGCAGGGGCCCGTGAAAACCTTTCCCTGCTGACAGACCCCAAAAGCGGCGTGAGCATGGGCTTTGTTCAGGGCGGCATCGGTGATCCATATGGGGCGCCGGGGTTGAAATCGCTGGGCAGTCTGTTTTATGAGCCGGTCTGGCTGTTAACCCGGGGACAGAAACCACCGCGCAACATCGGCGAGCTGAAAGGCAAGCGCATTGCCATTGGCATGAAGGGGTCCGGCACCCGGGTTCTGGCGCGGACCTTGTTATCGGCCAACGGCGTGTATGGGGATAATTCGACGCTGGTTAACGTTGGCGGAGCCGAAGCACGGGCTTTGCTGGGCTTTGGCAAAGTCGATGCAGCCATTTTCGTATCCGCCAAACTGTCACCCGGATTGCTGGCCCAATTACGCAGGCCCAACATTCACCTCATGAACTTTTCCCGGGCCAAAGCCTATATGCGGCAATATGCCTATCTTTCCGAGGTCTCCTTGCCCCGGGGCGCATTGGGGCTTGAAAGCGATACGCCTTCACGCGATGTGACCATGCTGGCCCCAACGGCGGCCCTGGTGGTGCGTGACGATCTGCACCCGGCGTTGACCAATTTGTTAATGGCCACCATCACCAAGGTTCACAAGCCCGGTGGATTGACAACGCCCGCAGGTGTTTTCCCATCCCACCGCTTTCTTGATTTTCCCATCGACGAAGATGCCCAGCGGTATCTGAAATCGGGGCCAAGTTTCCTGCGCCGCGTTTTGCCGTTTTGGGCCGCCGTCATGGCAGAACGGCTGATGATCATGTTGGTGCCGTTGCTGACCCTGCTGTTTCCCCTGTTCAAAATTGCACCACCTGCGTATCGCTGGGGGATACGTCGGCGCATTTATCGCTGGTACGGTGAATTGCGCGAAATCGAAGAACAATTTCGAAAAGGCGACAGTGTTTTAAAAGAGCTTGTCGAGAGGCTGGACCGAATTCAAATTCAGGTCGGAGAGCTGCACGTGCCTTTGGGCCATACCGAACAGCTTTATCACCTGCGCCTCCACATTGATTTCGTTAAATCAATGATCACCGGCAAATGA
- a CDS encoding glutathione S-transferase family protein: protein MPKKIDAYLWTTGNARKIFVMFEETGLEYNTLIVNIRKGEQFAPDFLKISPNNKIPVIVDPDGPDGETLSIFESGAILEYLGDKSGQLLPKSGVARYKVIEWLHLVAANLGPALGQAHYFVHEFPEGNEHAATRFRNETARLFKVLDEQLIDKDWIATDAYTIADISAYGRVRGWKNAGIQIDDTPRLKDWLARIEARPAVQRADKIIQDLNTKLRGDVAVDQHSILYGDRQMARK from the coding sequence ATGCCCAAAAAAATCGATGCTTATCTCTGGACCACCGGAAACGCCCGCAAGATATTTGTGATGTTCGAAGAAACCGGTCTGGAATACAACACCTTAATCGTCAATATCCGCAAAGGCGAACAATTCGCCCCGGATTTTCTGAAAATCAGCCCCAACAATAAAATCCCGGTCATTGTTGATCCCGATGGGCCAGATGGTGAAACGCTATCGATCTTTGAATCTGGCGCCATTTTGGAATATCTCGGCGATAAATCCGGACAACTCCTGCCCAAATCGGGCGTGGCGCGCTACAAGGTGATCGAATGGCTGCATCTGGTCGCGGCCAATCTTGGCCCGGCCCTAGGACAGGCCCATTATTTTGTCCATGAATTTCCCGAAGGCAATGAACACGCCGCCACGCGCTTTCGCAATGAAACCGCGCGCCTGTTCAAAGTGCTCGATGAACAATTGATCGATAAAGACTGGATCGCCACCGACGCATACACCATCGCCGATATCTCGGCCTATGGCCGCGTGCGCGGCTGGAAAAACGCCGGCATCCAAATCGATGACACCCCGCGGCTGAAAGACTGGCTCGCCCGCATCGAAGCCCGCCCCGCCGTACAACGCGCCGATAAAATCATTCAAGACCTCAACACCAAACTCCGAGGCGATGTCGCCGTTGACCAACATTCTATCCTCTATGGGGATCGACAGATGGCCCGGAAGTAG
- a CDS encoding fumarylacetoacetate hydrolase family protein, which yields MKLLSYTAMGERPRARRLGVLINNNGTGDTIGDVRAGYARMLAESGDTQAEDVAQLRIGPESTALLTAGPAAMDAARAGAAYLEKQAAHLDARGLNDEPLFTPLADAVLFAPLNPSKVIAAGRNYRAHHAEMSDSPQPFALPTTWFKGSSAIVGPHDDIVKPAACKMMDYETEMAFVIGTRCKNVPAEHAMDMVAGYTIANDVTARDVGKVERLEGNRLLGKSFDGFCPMGPCFVTADEITDPNNLAIRTRVNGDIRQDANTEEMIWKIPQIISYISQIELLPGDVVLTGSPAGVASGKDGGDDKLLKPGDILESEVIGIGTMRNHIIEDPLPPSWQWKHNT from the coding sequence ATGAAACTTCTCAGCTACACGGCTATGGGCGAACGGCCAAGGGCGCGGCGATTAGGCGTTTTAATCAACAATAACGGCACCGGAGACACCATCGGTGATGTGCGCGCGGGCTATGCCCGGATGTTGGCAGAATCTGGCGATACGCAGGCCGAAGACGTGGCCCAATTGCGCATTGGCCCAGAAAGCACCGCTTTGCTGACCGCAGGCCCCGCCGCAATGGATGCTGCGCGCGCAGGCGCGGCCTATTTAGAAAAACAGGCTGCCCATCTGGATGCGCGGGGCTTAAACGATGAACCCTTGTTTACCCCATTGGCCGATGCCGTGCTGTTTGCCCCCCTCAACCCATCAAAGGTGATCGCGGCTGGGCGAAATTATCGCGCCCATCACGCAGAAATGAGCGATTCCCCACAGCCCTTTGCCCTGCCCACCACCTGGTTCAAGGGATCATCGGCCATCGTTGGCCCCCATGATGACATCGTCAAACCGGCGGCGTGCAAGATGATGGATTATGAAACCGAAATGGCCTTTGTCATTGGCACGCGGTGCAAAAATGTGCCCGCCGAACACGCCATGGACATGGTTGCCGGCTACACCATTGCCAATGATGTCACCGCCCGCGATGTGGGCAAGGTTGAACGGCTGGAAGGTAACCGATTGTTGGGCAAAAGCTTTGATGGGTTTTGCCCCATGGGGCCATGTTTTGTCACCGCCGATGAAATTACAGACCCCAACAATCTGGCCATCCGCACCCGGGTGAACGGTGACATCCGCCAGGATGCCAACACCGAAGAAATGATCTGGAAAATTCCCCAAATCATTTCCTATATTTCCCAAATCGAATTGCTGCCGGGCGACGTGGTGCTGACCGGATCACCCGCCGGGGTGGCCAGTGGCAAAGATGGCGGTGATGATAAATTATTAAAGCCGGGCGATATTTTGGAATCCGAAGTCATCGGCATCGGCACCATGCGCAACCACATCATCGAAGACCCATTGCCCCCCAGCTGGCAGTGGAAACACAACACATAA
- a CDS encoding ABC transporter substrate-binding protein produces MKRMMMIAATVAAGIGMAPLANAADLPKTTQKMLKALKLNASILKGVDQELTVPKAWLKTARNKEKIVKIYTTMRPKAWKKMNDIWKERYPGIELKHSEVRGAGRRYIRPLAAFKEGRYLTDIVMGLSGNVYLFRNANAFHSLADIPTYKSAVPDATKQKDHIAAATRSRYWCMSYNTKRVKKSDLPKTWDDLVNSKRFGGKKLLIGNRPNNWLLNLWEAKGDDWGRDFTTKMMKGLKPQLRKEGMSGLLQLVILGEGDAAIPSAMNRVAPLHDKGAPIGHHCPTPVVNTVSELGVFKNAPHINGAKIWVNWFLSKEGQIAQYWANKSTPVHKGLQGKEFIRWPASVKGKALAVHGTDSAATSVRLAKFWNPLWLGGGGYIPPKASIVTVKLEAVKRGGRRIHFTVNGKKDKAKVSRSRTKIEVGGKSAKRKDMKVGMTCKVKYPAGGGEAKYIKCN; encoded by the coding sequence ATGAAACGCATGATGATGATTGCCGCCACGGTTGCGGCAGGAATTGGCATGGCACCGCTGGCAAATGCGGCTGACCTGCCCAAAACAACGCAGAAAATGCTCAAGGCCTTAAAGCTGAATGCATCCATCCTGAAAGGTGTGGATCAGGAACTGACGGTTCCAAAGGCATGGCTGAAGACAGCACGGAACAAGGAAAAGATTGTCAAGATCTACACCACCATGCGGCCGAAAGCATGGAAGAAGATGAATGACATCTGGAAAGAACGCTATCCCGGGATCGAGCTGAAACATTCAGAGGTTCGCGGCGCCGGCAGACGGTATATCCGGCCTTTGGCAGCCTTCAAGGAAGGCCGTTATCTGACCGATATCGTCATGGGGCTTTCTGGCAACGTCTATTTGTTCCGCAATGCAAACGCATTCCACAGCCTTGCTGATATTCCCACCTATAAATCGGCAGTGCCCGATGCCACCAAACAAAAAGACCATATTGCTGCGGCAACGCGGTCACGTTATTGGTGCATGTCGTATAACACCAAGCGGGTCAAAAAATCTGATCTGCCCAAAACCTGGGATGATCTGGTCAATTCAAAGCGCTTTGGCGGTAAAAAACTTCTGATCGGCAACCGGCCCAATAACTGGCTGTTGAACCTGTGGGAAGCCAAGGGCGATGACTGGGGCCGTGATTTCACGACCAAGATGATGAAGGGCCTGAAGCCTCAGCTTCGCAAAGAAGGCATGAGCGGCCTGTTGCAGCTTGTCATTCTGGGTGAAGGCGATGCGGCAATCCCATCGGCCATGAACCGGGTTGCACCGCTTCATGACAAGGGTGCGCCCATTGGCCATCATTGCCCGACACCGGTGGTCAACACCGTGTCTGAATTGGGTGTGTTCAAGAATGCACCCCATATCAATGGTGCGAAAATCTGGGTCAACTGGTTCTTGTCAAAAGAAGGCCAGATTGCACAATATTGGGCCAATAAATCGACGCCCGTTCACAAGGGATTGCAGGGCAAGGAATTCATCCGTTGGCCCGCAAGCGTCAAGGGTAAGGCCCTGGCCGTTCACGGCACCGATTCGGCGGCAACGTCGGTTCGTCTGGCCAAATTCTGGAACCCATTGTGGCTCGGTGGTGGGGGATATATCCCACCCAAGGCCAGCATCGTTACGGTCAAGCTTGAAGCCGTTAAACGGGGTGGTCGTCGCATCCATTTCACGGTCAATGGCAAAAAAGACAAGGCCAAGGTTTCAAGAAGCCGGACCAAAATTGAAGTCGGCGGAAAATCAGCCAAGCGCAAGGATATGAAGGTCGGCATGACCTGCAAGGTAAAATATCCAGCAGGCGGCGGCGAAGCCAAATACATCAAGTGTAACTAG
- a CDS encoding iron ABC transporter permease gives MAVDTFNGPAQAGLMVRLKSRLRRFNPWHWALFFLILIMVGLPFIFLILGSLSSAQVPTDITLSELDFENYFDVWWDPSTYSLFYNTFVYVTGATALGITMAACLAWLVERTDVPGKVWIYAGVPMTLAMPGMLQAMAWVLLLSPRVGFLNTFFTETLGIPMDPINIYSIGGMIFVEGLRLVPTAFLMLVPLLRSMDPSLEEAAYMSGANPGSTLRKVTIRLMLPGLVAIVIYQFITAFEVFEVPGILGMPADIFVFSTKIYAIHQTATVLPAYGKANALAMIYMVVAVIATIAYSRVIAHQERYSIVTGKGYRPRLTSLGSWKWLAFLGAGLFLLFSIILPFFVFLYVSLLPFVQAPSWEIFGTMTTEHYWGLGDDQWIGISIWNTIMLVVVTSTGTVLLSFLVALVVVRSKFVARKLLDQLAFMPHAIPGIVLGLAFMWVFLQGDKIGITLFGSLWGICIVFIISYISYGTRAMNAAIMQIHKELEEAAHVSGARQWRTMVRVFFPLLLPSFVGVWIWVMLHVVRSASLPLILYEGPENQVLAVLIWNMWDEGEIQAVGALGVLMILLLMLITLAVRSYAFGSSTKIQGDAKK, from the coding sequence ATGGCAGTTGATACATTTAATGGGCCAGCACAAGCCGGGCTGATGGTCAGGTTGAAATCAAGGCTTCGCAGGTTCAACCCATGGCATTGGGCCTTGTTCTTCCTGATCCTGATCATGGTTGGGCTACCCTTTATCTTTCTGATTTTGGGGTCTCTCTCCAGTGCCCAGGTGCCAACGGACATAACGCTTTCAGAGCTTGATTTTGAAAATTATTTTGATGTCTGGTGGGACCCATCCACCTATTCGCTGTTTTACAACACCTTTGTTTATGTCACCGGGGCGACGGCGTTGGGGATTACCATGGCGGCGTGTCTGGCGTGGCTTGTGGAACGCACGGATGTTCCCGGGAAAGTATGGATTTATGCAGGCGTGCCCATGACGCTGGCCATGCCGGGCATGTTGCAGGCCATGGCGTGGGTGTTGCTGTTATCGCCCCGGGTTGGCTTCCTGAACACCTTTTTTACGGAGACCTTGGGCATCCCCATGGACCCCATCAACATCTATTCCATTGGCGGGATGATCTTTGTTGAAGGCCTGCGTTTGGTGCCCACAGCGTTTCTGATGCTGGTGCCATTGCTGCGTTCCATGGATCCGTCTTTGGAAGAGGCTGCCTATATGTCTGGCGCCAATCCAGGTTCAACCCTTCGGAAGGTAACCATCCGGCTGATGTTGCCGGGTTTGGTGGCCATTGTTATCTATCAATTCATCACGGCATTTGAAGTGTTCGAGGTGCCGGGCATTTTGGGCATGCCCGCTGATATTTTCGTGTTTTCAACCAAGATTTATGCCATTCACCAAACGGCAACCGTGTTGCCCGCGTACGGCAAGGCCAATGCATTGGCGATGATCTATATGGTGGTGGCGGTGATTGCTACCATTGCCTATTCCCGGGTGATTGCCCATCAGGAACGGTATTCCATCGTTACCGGAAAGGGCTATCGCCCCCGGTTGACGTCACTGGGCTCTTGGAAGTGGCTGGCCTTTTTGGGGGCGGGTCTGTTCTTGCTGTTTTCCATCATTTTGCCGTTCTTCGTGTTTTTATACGTCTCTCTCTTGCCCTTCGTCCAAGCCCCCAGCTGGGAGATTTTCGGGACAATGACGACGGAGCATTACTGGGGTCTTGGCGATGACCAGTGGATTGGCATTTCCATCTGGAACACCATCATGTTGGTGGTGGTGACCTCCACCGGCACGGTCTTGCTGTCATTTCTTGTGGCTTTGGTGGTCGTGCGGTCAAAATTCGTTGCCAGGAAATTACTGGATCAATTGGCATTTATGCCCCATGCCATTCCGGGCATCGTTTTGGGGCTGGCCTTTATGTGGGTGTTTTTGCAAGGCGACAAGATCGGCATTACGCTGTTTGGCAGCCTGTGGGGCATTTGTATTGTCTTCATCATCAGCTACATTTCATACGGCACCCGGGCGATGAACGCAGCCATCATGCAAATCCATAAAGAACTGGAAGAGGCGGCCCATGTTTCCGGTGCGCGCCAATGGCGAACCATGGTGCGGGTGTTTTTCCCACTACTGTTGCCATCCTTTGTCGGTGTCTGGATATGGGTCATGCTTCATGTTGTGCGTTCGGCATCTTTGCCGCTGATCCTCTATGAAGGGCCAGAAAATCAAGTTTTGGCAGTTTTGATATGGAACATGTGGGACGAAGGTGAAATTCAGGCTGTGGGGGCACTTGGGGTCTTGATGATCCTGCTTTTGATGCTGATCACCCTTGCGGTCCGGTCATACGCATTTGGGTCCTCCACCAAAATTCAGGGTGATGCCAAGAAGTAG